A window of the Nisaea acidiphila genome harbors these coding sequences:
- a CDS encoding glutathione S-transferase family protein: MPTLYHLWISPFSRKIRVILGEKKIEADLKVEQIWDRRPEFLAMNPDGTVPVFVDDDGTTVANSVAISEYLDETRPEVPLLPGDAAARAEIRRLVAWFDRKFNEEVTEMLVGEKLMKRFLGTGEPSSAAIRAGHINIATHLAYIGFLAERRNWLAGDHFSLADIAAAAHISAVDYIGDVPWEKYPEAKQWYARVKSRPSFRPLLSDHIPGVRPPAHYANLDF, translated from the coding sequence ATGCCGACCCTCTATCACCTCTGGATTTCCCCCTTCAGCCGGAAGATCCGCGTCATCCTTGGCGAAAAGAAGATCGAGGCCGATCTCAAGGTCGAACAGATCTGGGACCGGCGCCCGGAATTCCTCGCCATGAACCCGGACGGCACCGTGCCGGTCTTTGTCGACGATGACGGCACGACCGTTGCCAATTCGGTGGCGATCTCGGAATACCTGGACGAGACCCGGCCCGAGGTTCCCCTGCTGCCCGGCGATGCCGCCGCGCGGGCGGAGATTCGCCGGCTGGTCGCCTGGTTCGATCGAAAGTTCAACGAGGAAGTCACGGAAATGCTGGTTGGCGAGAAGCTGATGAAGCGCTTCCTCGGCACCGGCGAGCCCTCCAGCGCGGCGATCCGCGCCGGTCACATCAATATCGCCACCCACCTCGCCTATATCGGCTTTCTCGCGGAGCGGCGGAACTGGCTTGCGGGTGACCATTTCAGCCTCGCCGACATCGCCGCCGCGGCGCACATATCTGCTGTCGACTATATCGGCGACGTGCCATGGGAAAAGTACCCGGAAGCCAAGCAATGGTATGCGAGGGTCAAGTCCCGCCCGAGCTTCCGCCCGCTGCTCTCCGACCACATCCCGGGCGTCCGCCCGCCCGCGCATTACGCCAATCTGGATTTCTGA